A genomic window from Lotus japonicus ecotype B-129 chromosome 1, LjGifu_v1.2 includes:
- the LOC130732596 gene encoding cell wall / vacuolar inhibitor of fructosidase 1-like, translated as MGNLKSLSLFLFLAIVSMLVVDCEVLQPNDARFVDEICKQTPYPSDCVQFLRQDPRSSGADVKGLALIMVDVIKAKGTNTVNKIKQLLKGSTGEKKPLNICLDRYKGVVEINVPEAILTLKAGKITIAEDMAAATSDEAQYCEVIFHGKSPLTIENNGMHVAAEVTRHIIRHLLLI; from the coding sequence ATGGGAAACTTGAAGAGCctatctctttttctttttctagctATAGTTTCAATGTTAGTCGTTGATTGTGAAGTTTTGCAACCAAACGATGCCAGATTTGTAGACGAAATCTGCAAGCAGACACCTTATCCTAGTGACTGCGTTCAATTCCTCCGACAGGACCCTCGAAGCTCCGGTGCAGATGTCAAAGGCCTAGCATTGATCATGGTGGATGTAATCAAAGCCAAAGGCACTAATACGGTaaacaaaatcaaacaactTCTTAAGGGAAGTACCGGAGAAAAGAAACCATTGAATATATGTCTTGACAGATACAAAGGAGTTGTGGAAATTAATGTCCCAGAAGCTATTCTAACTCTGAAAGCTGGAAAAATTACAATAGCAGAAGATATGGCAGCGGCTACTAGTGATGAGGCCCAATATTGTGAGGTCATCTTCCATGGGAAATCACCACTCACCATTGAGAATAATGGTATGCATGTTGCAGCAGAGGTGACAAGACATATCATCAGGCATTTGTTATTGATTTGA
- the LOC130730183 gene encoding uncharacterized protein LOC130730183, producing the protein MSVEAVESKCRTVGGTECSWCRGVRGGTGIAVLALLTSKPPLISNLQTALRKLQNSHPILRSRIHHSTTEATTFSFVTSPTSSITIESHDGAKILAGNENDDGVSPFHRIMEHELNRNTWRDPSADMFVASVYAMPDATASVVVLRLHVAACDRTTAASLLRELLVVMEAEEEVVPEGEVSLAIEDLVPGGKAKKPMWARGIDVLSYSVNSLRLTNLKFHDTKTDRFSQVVRLQLNHTDTKRVMAGCERSKIKLCGALGAAGLMAAHSTRSSSKKYGVITLTDCRSSLDPPLTPHNFGFYHSAILNNHVMKGGESLWELAKRTYGAFANAKNNGKHFSDMADMNFLMCKAIENPGLTSSSSLRTSIISVFEDTVIDDGGEKYREIGLEDYMGCASVHGVGPSIAMFHTIRDGALDCLWVYPAPLHSREQMQDLVNKTKAILIEAGKSYQD; encoded by the exons ATGTCAGTTGAGGCGGTTGAGTCCAAATGTCGAACAGTTGGTGGCACAGAATGCAGCTGGTGCAGAGGAGTTCGCGGCGGCACCGGAATCGCGGTGCTAGCTCTGCTAACCTCAAAACCCCCACTCATCTCTAATCTCCAAACTGCCCTCCGCAAACTACAAAATTCCCATCCTATCCTCAGGTCAAGGATCCATCACTCAACCACGGAGGCCACCACCTTCTCCTTCGTAACCTCCCCTACCTCCTCCATCACGATCGAATCCCACGACGGCGCGAAGATCCTCGCCGGAAATGAAAACGACGACGGCGTTTCCCCCTTCCACCGGATCATGGAACACGAGCTCAACCGGAACACGTGGCGCGATCCGAGTGCCGATATGTTTGTGGCGAGCGTTTACGCGATGCCGGACGCAACCGCCTCTGTGGTTGTGTTGCGGCTTCACGTGGCCGCGTGTGACCGTACGACGGCGGCGTCGCTGCTCCGAGAGCTGCTTGTGGTGAtggaggcggaggaggaggtggtTCCTGAAGGGGAAGTTAGTTTGGCGATTGAAGATCTGGTGCCGGGAGGGAAGGCGAAGAAACCCATGTGGGCCCGTGGTATCGACGTGCTTAGTTACTCGGTGAACTCTCTCAGGCTAACAAATTTGAAATTTCACGACACCAAAACCGACAGGTTTTCTCAAGTTGTGAGATTGCAGCTCAACCACACTGATACCAAGCGGGTTATGGCT gGTTGCGAGCGGAGCAAGATAAAACTATGTGGAGCGTTAGGTGCTGCGGGACTGATGGCTGCCCATAGCACAAGGAGTAGTAGCAAGAAGTACGGGGTCATCACCCTCACTGACTGCCGTTCAAGTCTCGACCCACCTCTCACACCTCACAATTTTG GTTTTTATCACTCTGCCATTCTCAACAACCACGTGATGAAAGGAGGGGAAAGTCTTTGGGAACTAGCCAAGAGGACCTATGGAGCTTTTGCAAACGCTAAAAACAACGGGAAGCACTTTTCAGACATGGCTGACATGAACTTTCTCATGTGCAAGGCCATTGAGAACCCTGGTttaacttcatcatcttcactaAGAACATCCATAATATCTGTTTTTGAGGACACCGTGATCGATGATGGTGGCGAGAAGTACAGAGAGATTGGGTTAGAAGACTATATGGGTTGTGCTTCTGTTCATGGTGTGGGCCCATCTATTGCCATGTTTCATACCATTAGAGATGGAGCGTTAGATTGCCTTTGGGTGTATCCAGCACCGTTGCATTCAAGGGAACAGATGCAAGATCTTGTTAACAAGACCAAGGCTATCCTCATTGAAGCTGGAAAGTCTTACCAAGATTAA
- the LOC130730182 gene encoding beta-fructofuranosidase, insoluble isoenzyme 1-like — MALTHYLVLAAISLSLSNGLEAVQSEHEITRMHRTGYHFQPPRNWINDPNGPMYYNGVYHLFYQYNPNGSTWGNIVWAHSVSTDLINWKILEPAIYPSKPFDKFGCWSGSATILPGKGPVILYTGVIDNDNTQVQCYIEPQDPFDPLLRKWVKPDELNPIIVAGKGMNKTKFRDPTTAWWSKDGHWKILVGGKWKRKGMAHLYNSKDFVKWVRAKHPIHSADNGMWECPDLFPVSLRGRKGLDYSEEEKHAKHVLKVSLDDTRTEYYTLGTYFTKKDKYVPDNTSEDGSSGLRYDYGNFYASKSFFDPSTNRRILWGWANESDKPNDDIRKGWAGIQAIPRSLWLDSTRKQLILWPVDELKSLRGKEVTMTNLKLQKGELAKVDGVTPAQADVEVTFSFSSLHRAEAYDPSWVNPQDLCAQKGSMVEGGVGPFGILTLASKYLEEFTPVFFRIFQAPGKHVVLLCSDAQRSSLVDDPLWYKPAFAGFVDVDVAASKNLSLRSLIDHSVVESFAEGGKTNILSRVYPQLAVMDQAHVFVFNNGTEPITVDLKAWSMNAATIS; from the exons ATGGCTCTCACACACTATTTGGTTCTCGCCGCCATTAGTCTGTCACTAAGCAATGGCTTGGAAGCAGTTCAATCTGAACATGAAATAACCAGAATGCATAGAACAGGATACCATTTTCAGCCTCCAAGGAATTGGATTAACG ACCCGAATG GACCCATGTACTATAATGGAGTGTACCACCTGTTTTATCAGTACAACCCCAATGGCTCAACGTGGGGCAACATCGTGTGGGCCCACTCGGTTTCAACGGATCTTATTAACTGGAAAATTCTTGAACCTGCTATTTACCCGTCCAAACCATTTGATAAGTTCGGTTGTTGGTCCGGGTCGGCCACTATTCTTCCGGGTAAGGGACCCGTGATTCTCTACACCGGAGTGATCGACAATGACAACACTCAGGTTCAGTGTTACATCGAACCGCAAGATCCGTTTGATCCACTCCTTAGAAAGTGGGTGAAGCCCGATGAACTCAACCCGATAATTGTGGCCGGCAAAGGGATGAACAAAACAAAGTTTCGCGACCCGACAACTGCTTGGTGGAGCAAGGACGGCCACTGGAAGATCTTGGTCGGTGGAAAATGGAAGCGTAAAGGGATGGCACATTTGTACAACAGCAAGGATTTTGTCAAGTGGGTTCGGGCCAAACACCCAATCCATTCAGCGGACAACGGTATGTGGGAGTGTCCGGATCTTTTTCCAGTTTCGTTGAGAGGTAGAAAAGGATTGGACTATTCAGAGGAAGAGAAACATGCTAAACACGTGTTGAAGGTCAGCCTTGATGACACTAGGACCGAGTACTACACATTAGGAACATACTTTACAAAGAAGGATAAGTATGTTCCTGACAACACCTCAGAAGATGGTTCAAGTGGTCTTAGATATGACTATGGAAACTTCTATGCTTCCAAGTCATTCTTTGACCCCAGCACTAACCGCCGAATCTTGTGGGGTTGGGCAAATGAGTCTGATAAACCAAATGATGATATTAGAAAAGGATGGGCAGGAATTCAG GCAATTCCAAGATCTTTATGGCTTGATTCCACCAGGAAGCAATTGATATTGTGGCCTGTTGACGAGTTGAAGAGTCTTCGAGGAAAAGAAGTTACTATGACTAATCTTAAGCTTCAGAAGGGAGAACTTGCTAAAGTGGATGGAGTAACTCCTGCCCAG GCAGATGTGGAAGTCACATTCTCATTTTCTAGCTTGCATAGGGCCGAGGCATATGATCCTAGTTGGGTAAACCCACAGGATCTATGTGCCCAAAAGGGTTCCATGGTTGAAGGCGGGGTTGGACCTTTTGGAATTCTGACTTTGGCTTCAAAATATTTGGAGGAGTTCACTCCGGTCTTCTTCAGAATTTTCCAAGCTCCAGGAAAACATGTGGTTCTGTTGTGTTCTGACGCACAAAG ATCCTCTTTGGTGGATGACCCGTTATGGTACAAGCCAGCATTTGCTGGATTTGTTGATGTGGATGTAGCGGCAAGCAAGAACCTTTCACTCAGGAGTTTG ATAGATCACTCAGTGGTGGAAAGTTTTGCAGAAGGAGGGAAGACAAATATTTTATCCAG GGTTTATCCACAGCTTGCAGTGATGGATCAAGCTCACGTTTTTGTCTTCAACAATGGTACTGAGCCGATCACTGTGGACCTCAAAGCATGGAGTATGAATGCGGCTACTATAAGTTGA